TATTAGCTTGGGAAGCTAATGTCCTACCACTGGACCAACGGCACTCTCTTCGGTTACACGGTGGCGCGCGGGCGTCGCCCGCTCGCCACCGGCACTCCCCGAATCACTCACGAGTACCTGACCGCTCTACTTGAACGTAGCGTTTCCACAGAACTCCACACGCGTCCACGAATGGGGCGGCCACAGCACCTATTTGTCGCTCGCTCCCGTACGTACTTCCATGTCACAGTCAGTGCCGCTGGTGGAGGGAGACGCAATCACGCTCGACCTCTCGGCGGAGGAGCTTGAGGCACAGCGCGACCACATCACGAGCTTCATCCAGGCGGTCGTCGACGACGCCGGCGCTGACGGCGCGGTCATCGGCCTGTCGGGGGGCATCGACTCGACGCTCACGGCCACGCTCGCCGTCGAAGCGCTCGGTGCCGACGCCGTCCACGGGCTGGTGATGCCCTCGGACGTGAACACCGACCAGAACATGAGCGACGCCGAACGCGTCGCCCAGTGGCTCGAAATCGAGTACGACGTACTCGACATCAACCCAATCGTGGACGCCTTCTTCGACGCCTATCCGGAGGGCGTCGACGACCAGATGGCCGCGGGCAACGTCCGCGTCCGAACCCGGGCCGTCCTCAACTACTTCGTCGCCAACGCCGAGTCGGGTATCGTCCTCGGTACGGGCAACCGCTCGGAGGCGATGACCGGCTACTTCACGAAGTACGGCGACCAGGCCGTCGACTGCAACCCAATCGGCAACCTCTACAAGCGACAGGTGCGCCAGCTCGCCTCCCACGTCGGCGTCGCCGACGATCTCGTCGAGAAGGCTCCGAGCGCGGAGATGTGGGAGGGCCAGACCGACGAGGAGGAGATGGGCCTCGACTACGACACGCTCGACGCGATTCTCGCGCTCCACGTCGACGGCCCGTTCTCCAAGTCGGCGACCATCGAGTCGCTCGGCGTTCCCGAGTCCGCGGTCGACCGCGTCGTCGACCTCGTGGAACAGAGCGCGCACAAGCGGTCGATGCCGCCCGCGCCCGCCGCGCTCCACCGCTGAGACCGAACGCCTATCTCTCCGGCCGTCGGGCGTTGGCGTATGCAACTGGATATCGGGAACGCCCTCGATAGCGTCGCCACGCCCGGCGTCTCGACCGACGCGCTCGACCGG
This portion of the Halosegnis longus genome encodes:
- a CDS encoding NAD+ synthase, which codes for MSQSVPLVEGDAITLDLSAEELEAQRDHITSFIQAVVDDAGADGAVIGLSGGIDSTLTATLAVEALGADAVHGLVMPSDVNTDQNMSDAERVAQWLEIEYDVLDINPIVDAFFDAYPEGVDDQMAAGNVRVRTRAVLNYFVANAESGIVLGTGNRSEAMTGYFTKYGDQAVDCNPIGNLYKRQVRQLASHVGVADDLVEKAPSAEMWEGQTDEEEMGLDYDTLDAILALHVDGPFSKSATIESLGVPESAVDRVVDLVEQSAHKRSMPPAPAALHR